The Nocardioides sp. cx-173 genome segment TCCGGGTGCGGAAGTGCAGCAGGTTGCGGGCCAGGTGCGGCTGGGTGAAGGTCAGGAACGGCGCGACGTAGATCTCGGAGTCCCAGAAGTAGTGGCCCTCGTAGCCGGAGCCGGAGACCCCCTTGGCCGGCACGCCCTGCTGGTCGGCGCGGGCGCTGGCCTGCGCGAGCGTGAACAGGTTGAAGCGGATCGCCTGCTGCTGGGCGTCGTCCCCGGGGACCTGGACGTCGGTGTGCTGCCAGAACCGGTCGTACCACTCGCGCTGCTCGTCGGCGTAGTGGGCGACGCCGTGCCGCGCCGCGCGGTCGAGGGTGCGGTCGCAGCGGTCGGAGAGCTCGCGGACCGGCACGCCCCGCGAGGTGTGGTAGGCGACGGTCTTCTCCAGGCGCACGGTCCGCCCCTGGGTGGCGTCGACCCGGATCACCAGCTTGGTGAGGTCCTGGTGCTCGCGTACGACGGTCTCGTGCTCGTCCTCGGTCGTGAGCCGGTGGTCGGCGGCGACGGCGATCGTCATCCCCGAGTTGGCGCACCGGTAGCCGAGCATCATCCGGTCCTCGCGGGCGTAGTGCTCCTCGGGCATCAGGACCCGGCCCTCGAAGGTGGCGGTCTTGCGCGGGTCGCCCTTCTCGCCCATGGCGGCCGACGGGACGTGGTACTCGTCCTCGCCGTCCTGGCGGTTCAGCACCTGCGAGGAGATCACCAGGGGCGCGTCGCCCTCGAGCATGGTGACCTCGAGGGTCAGGATCGCCAGGTGGCGCTGGGTCATCGAGACCATGCGGGTCGAGTCGATGCGCACGCGCTTGCCCGACGGCGTACGCCAGATCAGGCTGCGGCGCAGCATGCCGTCGCGGAAGTCGAGGACCCGCTCGTAGTGCTCGAGGTCGGCGGTGCCGATGATGAGCGGCTCGTCGTCGACGTAGAGCTTGAGCAGCTTGGCGTCGGGGGCGTTGACGATGGTCTGACCGGTGCGGGCGAAGCCGAACGCGGCCTCGGCGTGGCGGATCGGCCAGGTCTCGTGGAAGCCGTTGACGAAGGTGCCGTGGGCGAACGCGTCGCGGCCCTCCTCGGGGTTGCCGCGCATGCCGAGGTAGCCGTTGGCCACGGTGAACAGGGTCTCGGTGACGCCGAGGTCCTCGGCGCGGTACGCGCACTCGACCAGGCGCCACGGGTCGACGGGGAACCGGCCCCGGTCCATGGGGTCCTCGGTCACGGCCTGGCCGATCACGCGAGCGTCTCCGCCAGGTCCGCGACGACGACGTCGGCGCCGGCGTCGGTGAGCGCCTCGGGGCCGGCTCCGCGGTCGACGCCGACGACCAGCCCGAAGCTTCCGGCCCGGCCGGCGCGCACGCCGGACACGGCGTCCTCCAGCACCACCGAGGTCGCGGCCGTGGCGCCGAGCACCTCCGCCGCGTGCAAAAAGGTGTCGGGGGCGGGCTTGCCCCGCAGCCCGAGCTCCTTGGCGACCGCGCCGTCGACGACGCTCTGGAACCGGTCGGCCAGCCCGGCCGCCTCGAGCACCACCGGTGCGTTGGCCGAGGAGGAGACCACCGCGAGCGGCAGGCCCAGGCCGCGGAGGTGGTCCAGCAGCCGAACGGAGCCGGGGTAGGCCGTCACCCCGTCGCGCGCCAGCACCTCGTTGAACGCGTCGTTCTTGCGGTTGCCCAGGCCCTTGATCGTCCGGGCCGTGCCGGGGTCGTCGTCCTCTCCCTCGGGCAGCTCGATCCCCCGCGAGGCGAGGAAGTCGCGTACGCCGTCGTAGCGCGGCTTGCCGTCGACGTGGGCGAAGTAGTCGGCGTCGGTGTAGGGGGCGGTGTCGCCGCCGCCGCCGTAGGAGCCGAGGAACCCGTTGAACATCTCAGCCCAGGCGCGCATGTGCACCTCGGCGGTCGGGGTGACCACGCCGTCGAGGTCGAAGAGGACCGCGTCGAAGTCGGTCCAGGGCACGGCGTGGGCGGAGGTCATGGCTCCAGCCTAGGGATGTGCCCGAGGTCACCGGCTGCTGAGATCCACAGGTCGTGTCGTGGGCCACGCCGATAGGCTCGTCAGCATGAGCGACGAGTCCCCGCAGCACGACCTGAAGCCCCGCTCCCGCGCCGTCACCGACGGCCTCGAGGCGACCGCCTCGCGCGGCATGCTCCGTGCCGTCGGGATGGGAGACGACGACTGGCAGAAGCCGCAGATCGGCGTGGCGTCCAGCTGGAACGAGATCACTCCCTGCAACCTCTCGCTCGACCGGCTCGCGAAGGCCGTGAAGAACGGCGTGCACGCGGCCGGCGGCTACCCGCTGGAGTTCGGCACGATCTCGGTCTCCGACGGCATCTCGATGGGCCACGAGGGGATGCACTTCTCGCTGGTCTCCCGCGAGGTCATCGCGGACTCGGTCGAGACGGTGATGATGGCCGAGCGCCTCGACGGCTCGGTGCTGCTGGCGGGCTGCGACAAGTCGCTGCCGGGAATGCTCATGGCGGCCGCGCGCCTGGACCTGGCGAGCGTGTTCCTCTACGCCGGCTCGATCATGCCCGGGCAGGTCGACGGCCAGGACGTGACGATCATCGACGCCTTCGAGGCGGTCGGCGCCTGCCTGGCCGGCAAGATGAGCCGCGAGCAGGTCGACAAGATCGAGCGCGCGATCTGCCCCGGCGAGGGCGCCTGCGGTGGCATGTACACCGCGAACACCATGGCCGCCGTCGGCGAGGCGCTCGGCATGTCCCTGCCCGGCTCTGCCGCCCCGCCGGCCGTCGACCGGCGCCGCGACGGGTTCGCGCACCGCTCCGGCCAGGCCGTCGTCGAGATGCTGCGCCGCGGCATCACCGCCCGCCAGATCATGACCAAGGAGGCGTTCGAGAACGCCGTGACCGTGGTGATGGCCCTCGGTGGCTCCACCAACGCCGTGCTGCACCTGCTCGCCATCGCGCGCGAGGCCGAGGTCGACCTCACCCTGGACGACTTCAACCGCATCGGCGACAAGGTGCCGCACCTCGGCGACCTCAAGCCGTTCGGCAAGTACGTCATGAACGACGTCGACAAGGTCGGCGGCATCCCGATGGTGATGAAGGCGCTGCTCGACGCCGGCCTCATGCACGGCGACTGCCTCACCGTCACCGGCCGCACCCTGGCCGAGAACCTCGCCGACCTCGCGCCCCCGACCGTCGACGACGACGTCATCCGCACCATCGACCGCCCGATCCACCGCACCGGCGGCATCACCATCCTCAAGGGCTCGCTGGCCCCCGAGGGCGCGGTCGTCAAGAGCGCCGGCTTCGACGAGTCGGTCTTCACCGGCACGGCCCGGGTCTTCGACGGCGAGCGCGCCGCCATGGATGCGCTCGCGGCCGGCGAGATCAAGCCCCAGGACGTCGTGGTCATCCGCTACGAGGGCCCCAAGGGCGGCCCCGGCATGCGCGAGATGCTCGCCATCACCGGCGCCATCAAGGGCGCCGGCCTGGGCAAGGACGTGCTGCTGCTCACCGATGGCCGGTTCTCCGGCGGCACGACGGGGCTGTGCGTCGGCCACGTCGCCCCCGAGGCCGTGGACGGCGGTCCGATCGCGTTCGTGCGCGACGGGGACCCGATCACCCTCGACGTCCTCAACCGCACCCTCGAGGTCGAGATCGACGACCTCGAGGCGCGCAAGGTCGGGTGGGAGCCGCTGCCGCCGAAGTACACCCGCGGGGTGCTCGGCAAGTACGCCAAGGTGGTCCAGTCGGCCGCCCACGGCGCCGTCACCTCGTGACGAGGCGTTGACGTGGGCAAGGTCCACGCCGCGATCACCGGTCGGGTCCGCTCGTTCATCGAGCGCCAGCCGGTGTTCTTCGTGGCGACCGCGCCGTCGGGTGACGGCGGGCACGTCAACGTCTCGCCCAAGGGGCTGGCCGACACCTTCGTGGTCGTCGACGAGCACACCGTGGCCTACCTGGACCTGACTGCCAGCGGCGCGGAGACGATCGCGCACCTGCGGCAGAACGGCCGGGTCACGGTCATGTTCTGCTCGTTCGAGGCCAAGCCCAACGTCGTCCGGCTGCACGGCCGCGGCCGCGTGGTCGGGCTGTACGACGACGACTTCGCCGCCTGGGCGTCGCGCTTCCCGGCCAACGCCGCGGCCCGCGCGGTCATCGTGGTCGACGTCGAGCGGGTCAGCGACTCGTGCGGCTACGCGCTGCCGCTGATGAGCCTGGACCAGGAGCGCGACCTGCTCACGCCCAACATGGAGCGCCGCGGACCCGACGGTGTGCTCGCCTACCGGCGGCGCAAGAACCGCACCAGCATCGACGGGCTGCCGGCCTTCGACGACGACGACGACCACGACGGACCCGGGTCTGACGAGTGACCTCCCGGCGGCTCGACCGCAACGCCCTGGCGCTCGCGCTGGTGCTGGTGCTGATCGCGGCGCTGATCGGGCTGGCCTGGGGCGCCGGGCGCACCGGCGGGGACCGGGAGCCGCCGGACGCGCGCGGCGAGCGGACCGGCGTACCGAGCGCGACGCCCACGCCGACGCCCACGCCGACGCCCACGCCGGCCGCGCCTCCGACGGCGGAGACGACGCCGGTCGACCCCGCGCCGGCGACACTGCCCGGCGGCCGGACGCGGGTCTTCGGCGGCGGCCACTTCCTGGTCGCCTACTACGGGACCGCCGGGACCGGCGCCCTGGGCGTGCTGGGGGAGACGGGGCCGGACGGGGCGCTGACGCGGGTACGCCGCGCCGCGGCGCCGTTCGCGGGACCCGGGCGGCCGGTGCAGCCGGTCTACGAGCTCATCGTCACCGTGGCCGACCCCAGCCCCGGCCGCGACGGGGACTTCAGCCACGACATCGACCGGGCCTCGGTGCTGGCCTACGTCCGCGCGGCGCAGCGCGACGGCGCGCTGCTGCTGCTGGACCTCCAGCCCGGCCGCTCGGACTTCCTCGACGTCGCGAAGCGGTGGCGTTGGGCCCTGGAGTACCCCCACGTCGGCCTGGCGCTGGATCCCGAGTGGCGCATGGGCAGGCGCGAGGTGCCGGGCGGCGTCATCGGGTCGGTGCGCGCGCCGGAGGTCAACCGGGTCTCGGCCTGGCTGTCCCGGCTGACCCGGGCCGGCCGGCTGCCGGAGAAGCTGTTCGTGCTGCACCAGTTCCGCACGGCGATGGTCGAGGACATCCACCTGGTCGAGCGCCGGCCGGGGCTGGCGATGGTCCAGCACGTCGACGGGTTCGGGACGCGCTCGCAGAAGCGGGCGACGTACGGCGCGGTGGCCCGGCCCGGCCGGTTCACGATGGGCTTCAAGCTCTTCTACGACGAGGACGTCAACCGGATGGGCCCGCGCGAGGTGCACGCCCTGCGTCCGCGGGTGCGCTTCATCAGCTTCCAGTGACCGGGGCCGCCGAGGGCGCGGCTACCCTCTGCCCGTGACCGACACCGACCTCGACCAGCGCGACCCCCTCGCGCCCTACCGCGACCGCTTCGTCGGCGCGGAGACCCCGCTGGTGTACTTCGACGGCAACTCGCTCGGCAGGCCGCTGCGCAGCACCGGCCCCCGGCTGGCGCAGTTCGTCACCGAGGAGTGGGGCGGGCGGCTGATCCGGGGCTGGGACGAGCGGTGGTTCCACCTGCCCGAGACGATCGGCGACGACCTCGGCCGCACGGTCCTGGGCGCGGCGCCGGGGCAGACCGTGGTCGGCGACTCCACGACGGTGCTGCTCTACAAGGCCATGCGCGCGGCCGTGGCGGTGCGCCCCGGGCGCACCGAGATCGTGGTCGACCGCGACAACTTCCCGACCGACCGCTACGTCGCCGACGGCGTCGCCCGGGAGTGCGGGCTGACCCTGCGCTGGATCGACGTCGACACCGCCGCGGGCGTCGAGGCCGAGCAGCTCGCGGCCGTCGTCGGGCCGCACACGGCGCTGGTGCTGCTCAGCCACGTCGCCTACCGCTCGGCGCACCTCGCCGACATGGCGACGCTCACCGCGATCGCGCACGACGCCGGCGCGCTGGTGCTCTGGGACCTCAGCCACTCGGTCGGCTCCGTTCCGGTGCGCCTCGACGAGTGCGGCGTCGACCTCGCCGTCGGCTGCACCTACAAGTACCTCAACGGCGGGCCCGGCGCGCCGGCGTTCGTGTACGTCGCCGAGCGGCTGCTCGACCAGGTCAGCCAGCCGGTCCAGGGGTGGATGGGCGCGAGCGACCCGTTCCTCATGGGGCCCGACTACCGCCCGGCGCCCGGCGTACGCCGGATGCTGAGCGGCACTCCGCCGGTGGTCGGCATGCTCGCGATGCAGGACATGCTCGCGCTGGTCGAGGAGGTCGGGATCGAGGCGGTGCGCGCCAAGTCGGTCGCGCTGGCCGAGCACGCGATCGCGCTCGCCGACGAGCGGCTGCCGGGCGTCACCGTCGCCTCGCCACGCGAGTCGTCGCGCCGCGGCGGCCACGTGACCCTCAACCACCCGCTGATGAAGGACGTGACCACGGCGCTGTGGGCCGAGGACGTGATCCCGGACTACCGCGACCCCCACGGCCTGCGCCTGGGGCTCTCGCCGCTGTCGACCTCCTTCGCCGAGGTCGAGGCCGGGCTGGAGCGGGTCCGGCTCACACTGGAGCGGCTGGGAGGGTGACGGGCGTGAGGTTCCCTCGCCCGCTCGCTCCCGGCGACCGGATCGGCGTCACGGCGCCCTCCAGCGGCGTCGGCGCCGACCTGCGACCACGCCTGGACGTCGCCGTCGACCACCTGCGCCGGCGCGGCTACGAGGTCGTCGTGGGGGAGTGCATGTCCGGGGAGGGGATCACCTCGGCGCCCAAGGACGCGCGGGCCGCCGAGCTCACCGCGATGCTCAGCGACCCGACGATCGCGGCCGTCGTGCCGCCGTGGGGCGGGGAGCTGGCCATCGACCTGCTGGACCGGCTCGACTGGGACGTCCTGGCCGCCGCCGAGCCGACCTGGCTGGTCGGCTGGAGCGACCTGTCCACGGTCATGCTCCCGCTCACGCTCCGCCTCGGCTGGGCGAGCCTGCACAGCCTCAACCTCATGGACACGCCGTACGACCCGGCGCCGGGCCTGGCCCACTGGCTCGACGTCGCGTCCGCGACCGGTCCGGTGACGCAGACCAGCCCCGGGCTCTACCGCGAGGGGTGGGACGACTACCGCGCCGATCCCGGCGCGACGACCATGGCGCTCGACCTCGAGGGGCCATGGCGGGTGCTCGGAGGCGGCGGCGTGGACGTCGGCGGCGTCCTCGTCGGTGGTTGCCTGGAGGTGCTGAGCCCGCTCGCCGGGACGCCGTACGGCGACGTGCCGGCCTTCGGCCGCGCGCACGCCGACGAGGGGCTGCTGGTCTACCTCGAGGCCTGCGCGGCGCCGGCGCCCGACGTCGCCCGGATGCTGCACGGGCTGCGCCTGGCCGGCTGGTTCGACGACGCGTCCGGGATCCTGATCGGCCGGACCGCGGCCCCGGACGCGCCCGGCCTGACCCAGCAGGAGGCGGTGGCCGACGCGCTCGGCATGCTCGACGTGCCGATCGTGCTGGATCTCGAGATCGGCCACGTCCAGCCGTTCCTGCCGCTGGTCAACGGCGCCAGCGCGCGGGTGGTCGCCGACGACCGGCGCCGGGAGATCACCCAGACCATCGGTGGCTGAGGAGGGACGAGCCCTACCGGTCAGTGCACGTGGTCGCGCCAGTCCGCGGGGACACGTCCGGCGGGGCCGGGGGCCGGCTGGTCCTCGGGGTGGGACCGCGGCGGCGCGAGCGGCTGGCCCAGGACGCCCACCTCGCGGGTGAAGTCCCAGAACCACTCCTCGCCGGGCTCGAAGCTGGCCATCACCGGATGGCCGGACTCGCGGAAGTGGGCCGTGGCGTGCTGACCGGGGGAGCTGTCGCAGCAGCCGACGTGCCCGCACTGGGCGCAGCGACGCAGGTGCACCCACCAGCCGCCCGCGTCGTCGCACTCGACGCAGCCCGTGCCGCTCGGAGGGACGGAGGGGTCGATGCCGTCGGTCATGCATCCGAACCTACGACAAGGTCGGCGGGGTGTGGCAGGGTCCGTGGGGTGGACCAGCGGATCAGCTTCGTGACCTTGGCGGTGACCGACCTCGACGCCACCCGCGCCTTCTACCTCGACGGCCTCGGCTGGCAGACCTCGCTCGACGTGCCGGGGGAGGTGCTGATGATCCGCGCCGGCGAGCACCTGGTGCTCTCGCTGTGGGACCGGGCGCAGTTCGAGGCGGAGGTCGGTCCCATCGCCCGCGGCGAGGGCGTGGCGCCGTTCACCCTTGCCCACAACGTCCCCACCCGGGAGGACGTCGACTCCGTCCTCGCGACCGCTCGCGCCGCCGGCGCCGACCCCGTCCACGACGCCTTCGAGCGCGAGTGGGGCGGCTACAGCGGTTACTTCGGCGACCCCGACGGGTATCGATGGGAGATCGCCTTCAACCCCGGACCGATAGGACAGGTGGTGCTGCCGTGAGTGACCAGACGAGCGACCCGAGGAAGATCCTGGACGGGCACGAGCTCGAGACCGAGCTCCTCGCCGACTGGCGAGTGCTGTTCTCCGCCCTGCACGGGCGCTTCGAGACCGGCGACTTCGCCACCGGCCTGCGGCTGGTGGAGGGCATCGGCGCGGCGGCCGAGGAGCTCGACCACCACCCCGACGTCGACCTGACCTACCCGCGAGTGACGGTGCGCCTGACCAGCCACGACGTCGGCGGCGTCACCAGCCGCGACGTCGAGCTCGCGCGGCGCATCAGCGACCTGGCCGGCAGCCTCGGCGCCAAGGCCGACCCGGGCGGGGTCTCGGTGCTCGAGCTCGGTCTCGACACCTGGGACGCCGACGAGATCAAGCCGTTCTGGGTGGCACTGCTGGGCTACGAGGCGACCGGGGACGACGTCGAGCTGGTCGACCCGACCGGCACCCGGCCGACCATCTGGTTCCAGGAGACCGAGCAGCACGAGACCCCGCGGCAGCGCTGGCACCTCGACATCCGGATCCCGCCCGAGGAGGCCGACGGCCGCATCAAGGCGGCGCTCGACGCCGGCGGGACCATGGTGAGCGACGCGGTCGCGCCCCGCTTCTGGGTGCTCGCCGACCCGCAGGGCAACCAGGCCTGCATCACCACCTGGATCGGCCGCTCCTGAGCGCCGCCGTCCTCCACATGGTGGGACCGGCGTCCCACACGCTGGGACGCCTGTCACACTTGGCTGACGGCACGTGACAGCGGCGATACGGTGGGCCCATGCACTTCGGACTCCTCGTACGCACGGGACGCGCCCGCTGATCTCTGACCAGCCAGCGCGTCGCCCCTCGTTGCCCCGGCAACCGAGGGGTTTTTTGTTGGGGAAACGCCAGTGACCGTGCCAGACCAGACGTAAGGAAAAGAGCACCAGATGAGCGAGCAGATGACGGGCGCACAGAGCCTGGTCAAGTCGCTGGAGGCGGCGGGCGCCGAGAACATCTTCGGCATCCCGGGGGGCGCGATCCTTCCGGCGTACGACCCGCTCATGGACTCCTCGATCCGGCACATCCTGGTGCGGCACGAGCAGGGCGCCGGCCACGCCGCGCAGGGCTACGCCTCGGCCTCCGGCAAGGTCGGCGTCTGCATGGCGACCTCCGGGCCGGGCGCGACCAACCTGGTGACGCCGATCGCCGACGCGCACATGGACTCGGTGCCGATGGTGGCCGTGACCGGACAGGTCGGCGCCAGCGCGATCGGCACGGACGCCTTCCAGGAGGCCGACATCCGCGGCATCACGATGCCGATCACCAAGCACAACTTCCTGGTCACCGACCCCGCCGAGATCCCGCGCACCATCGCGGAGGCGTTCTACATCGCCTCCACCGGCCGCCCCGGACCGGTGCTGGTCGACGTCGCCAAGTCGGCCCTGCAGGCGATGACGAGCTACGAGTGGCCGACCGAGCTGCACCTGCCCGGCTACCGCCCCGTCACCCGCCCGCACGCGAAGCAGATCCGCGAGGCCGCCCGGCTGATCCTGGAGTCGCGCCGCCCCGTGCTGTACGTCGGCGGCGGCACGATCCGCTCGGGCGCCTCGAAGGAGCTGCGCACCCTCGCCGAGCTCACCGGGATGCCGGTCGTGACCACCCTGATGGCGCGCGGCGCCTTCCCCGACAGCCACCCCCAGCACCTGGGCATGCCGGGCATGCACGGCACCGTCGCCGCGGTCGCCGGACTCCAGCGCAGCGACCTGATCATCAGCCTCGGCGCGCGCTTCGACGACCGGGTGACCGGCAACCTCGACTCCTTCGCGCCCGGCGCGAAGGTCATCCACGCCGACATCGACCCCGCGGAGATCGGCAAGAACCGCCACGCCGACGTCCCGATCGTGGGCGACGTCCGCGAGGTCATCAGCGACCTGGTCCTGGCGCTGCAGACCGAGGCCGACGCCGGCACGACCGGCGACTACGAGGGCTGGGTGGAGTTCCTGGCCGGCGTGAAGCGGACCTACCCGCTCGGGTACGACCTCCCCGCCGACGGCGGCCTGTCCCCGCAGTACGTCATCGAGCGGCTGGGCGAGATCGCTGGCGAGGACACGATCTACGCCTCCGGCGTCGGGCAGCACCAGATGTGGGCCGCCCAGTTCGTGCAGTACGAGAAGCCGCGCACCTGGATCAACTCCGGAGGCCTGGGCACGATGGGCTTCGCGGTCCCGGGCGCCATGGGCGCCAAGGTCGGGTGCCCCGACCAGACGGTGTGGGCCATCGACGGCGACGGCTGCTTCCAGATGACCAACCAGGAGCTGGCCACCTGCGCGATCAACGACATCCCGATCAAGGTCGCGATCATCAACAACGAGTCGCTCGGCATGGTGCGGCAGTGGCAGACGCTCTTCTACAACGAGCGCTACTCCAACACCGACCTGCACAGCAAGCGGATCCCCGACTTCGTCAAGCTGGCCGAGGCCTACGGCTGCGTCGGCCTGTCGTGCGACAGCCCCGGCGACGTCGACGCCACCATCCGCAAGGCGATGGAGATCAACGACGTGCCGGTCGTCGTCGACTTCCGGGTCCACCGCGACGCCATGGTGTGGCCGATGGTCGCCGCCGGCACCAGCAACGACGACATCAAGTACGCGCGCGACCTGGCGCCCCAGTTCGAGGAGGACGATCTCTGACATGAGCGCCACTCACACCCTGAGCGTCCTGGTCGAGAACAAGCCCGGCGTCCTGGCCCGGATCGCCGGGCTGTTCAGCCGCCGCGGGTTCAACATCGACTCCCTCGCCGTCGGCCCGACCGAGCACGCCGAGATCTCGCGCATGACCATCGTGGTCAACGTCGAGGACTCGCCGCTGGAGCAGGTCACCAAGCAGCTCAACAAGCTGGTCGAGGTCATCAAGATCGTCGAGCTCGACCCGCAGGCCTCGGTCAACCGCGAGCTGATCCTGGTCAAGGTCGCGGCCACGGCCGAGACCCGCGGCCAGGTGCTCGACACCGTCCAGCTGTTCCGCGCCAAGGTCATCGATGTCGCCAGCGACGCCGTGACCATCCAGCTGGTCGGCAACGCCGCCAAGATCGGCGACTTCCTGCGCGTGCTCGAGCCGTTCGGCGTGCGCGAGCTCGTCCAGTCCGGCCAGGTCGCCATCGGCCGTGGCTCCCGCTCCATCTCCGAGCGCAGCCTGCGCCCGGTTGTCGTGCCTGCCCCGCCCGCCGCGGGCTGAGCGCCGTACCCCCTGATCTTCCCGAGAAGAACCCACCAGAAGGAGAAGCCCGACGTGGCTGAGATGTTCTACGACGATGACGCCGACCTGTCCCTGATCCAGGGCAAGAACGTGGCGGTGATCGGCTACGGCAGCCAGGGCCACGCCCACGCACTGTCGCTGCGCGACTCGGGCGTCGACGTCCGCGTCGGCCTGCAGCCGGGCTCCAAGAGCCGCGCCAAGGCCGAGGCCGAGGGGCTGCGCGTCGTGACGCCGGCCGAGGCCGCCGAGGAGTCCGACTTGATCGTGATCCTGGCTCCCGACCAGCACCAGCGCAAGCTGTACGCCGAGGAGATCGCCCCCCACCTCGCCGAGGGTGACACCCTGGTCTTCGGCCACGGGTTCAACATCCGCTT includes the following:
- a CDS encoding HAD family hydrolase, producing the protein MTSAHAVPWTDFDAVLFDLDGVVTPTAEVHMRAWAEMFNGFLGSYGGGGDTAPYTDADYFAHVDGKPRYDGVRDFLASRGIELPEGEDDDPGTARTIKGLGNRKNDAFNEVLARDGVTAYPGSVRLLDHLRGLGLPLAVVSSSANAPVVLEAAGLADRFQSVVDGAVAKELGLRGKPAPDTFLHAAEVLGATAATSVVLEDAVSGVRAGRAGSFGLVVGVDRGAGPEALTDAGADVVVADLAETLA
- the ilvD gene encoding dihydroxy-acid dehydratase; translated protein: MSDESPQHDLKPRSRAVTDGLEATASRGMLRAVGMGDDDWQKPQIGVASSWNEITPCNLSLDRLAKAVKNGVHAAGGYPLEFGTISVSDGISMGHEGMHFSLVSREVIADSVETVMMAERLDGSVLLAGCDKSLPGMLMAAARLDLASVFLYAGSIMPGQVDGQDVTIIDAFEAVGACLAGKMSREQVDKIERAICPGEGACGGMYTANTMAAVGEALGMSLPGSAAPPAVDRRRDGFAHRSGQAVVEMLRRGITARQIMTKEAFENAVTVVMALGGSTNAVLHLLAIAREAEVDLTLDDFNRIGDKVPHLGDLKPFGKYVMNDVDKVGGIPMVMKALLDAGLMHGDCLTVTGRTLAENLADLAPPTVDDDVIRTIDRPIHRTGGITILKGSLAPEGAVVKSAGFDESVFTGTARVFDGERAAMDALAAGEIKPQDVVVIRYEGPKGGPGMREMLAITGAIKGAGLGKDVLLLTDGRFSGGTTGLCVGHVAPEAVDGGPIAFVRDGDPITLDVLNRTLEVEIDDLEARKVGWEPLPPKYTRGVLGKYAKVVQSAAHGAVTS
- a CDS encoding pyridoxamine 5'-phosphate oxidase family protein — its product is MGKVHAAITGRVRSFIERQPVFFVATAPSGDGGHVNVSPKGLADTFVVVDEHTVAYLDLTASGAETIAHLRQNGRVTVMFCSFEAKPNVVRLHGRGRVVGLYDDDFAAWASRFPANAAARAVIVVDVERVSDSCGYALPLMSLDQERDLLTPNMERRGPDGVLAYRRRKNRTSIDGLPAFDDDDDHDGPGSDE
- a CDS encoding kynureninase; the protein is MTDTDLDQRDPLAPYRDRFVGAETPLVYFDGNSLGRPLRSTGPRLAQFVTEEWGGRLIRGWDERWFHLPETIGDDLGRTVLGAAPGQTVVGDSTTVLLYKAMRAAVAVRPGRTEIVVDRDNFPTDRYVADGVARECGLTLRWIDVDTAAGVEAEQLAAVVGPHTALVLLSHVAYRSAHLADMATLTAIAHDAGALVLWDLSHSVGSVPVRLDECGVDLAVGCTYKYLNGGPGAPAFVYVAERLLDQVSQPVQGWMGASDPFLMGPDYRPAPGVRRMLSGTPPVVGMLAMQDMLALVEEVGIEAVRAKSVALAEHAIALADERLPGVTVASPRESSRRGGHVTLNHPLMKDVTTALWAEDVIPDYRDPHGLRLGLSPLSTSFAEVEAGLERVRLTLERLGG
- a CDS encoding S66 family peptidase is translated as MRFPRPLAPGDRIGVTAPSSGVGADLRPRLDVAVDHLRRRGYEVVVGECMSGEGITSAPKDARAAELTAMLSDPTIAAVVPPWGGELAIDLLDRLDWDVLAAAEPTWLVGWSDLSTVMLPLTLRLGWASLHSLNLMDTPYDPAPGLAHWLDVASATGPVTQTSPGLYREGWDDYRADPGATTMALDLEGPWRVLGGGGVDVGGVLVGGCLEVLSPLAGTPYGDVPAFGRAHADEGLLVYLEACAAPAPDVARMLHGLRLAGWFDDASGILIGRTAAPDAPGLTQQEAVADALGMLDVPIVLDLEIGHVQPFLPLVNGASARVVADDRRREITQTIGG
- a CDS encoding UBP-type zinc finger domain-containing protein — protein: MTDGIDPSVPPSGTGCVECDDAGGWWVHLRRCAQCGHVGCCDSSPGQHATAHFRESGHPVMASFEPGEEWFWDFTREVGVLGQPLAPPRSHPEDQPAPGPAGRVPADWRDHVH
- a CDS encoding VOC family protein, translated to MDQRISFVTLAVTDLDATRAFYLDGLGWQTSLDVPGEVLMIRAGEHLVLSLWDRAQFEAEVGPIARGEGVAPFTLAHNVPTREDVDSVLATARAAGADPVHDAFEREWGGYSGYFGDPDGYRWEIAFNPGPIGQVVLP
- a CDS encoding 4a-hydroxytetrahydrobiopterin dehydratase, which encodes MSDQTSDPRKILDGHELETELLADWRVLFSALHGRFETGDFATGLRLVEGIGAAAEELDHHPDVDLTYPRVTVRLTSHDVGGVTSRDVELARRISDLAGSLGAKADPGGVSVLELGLDTWDADEIKPFWVALLGYEATGDDVELVDPTGTRPTIWFQETEQHETPRQRWHLDIRIPPEEADGRIKAALDAGGTMVSDAVAPRFWVLADPQGNQACITTWIGRS
- a CDS encoding acetolactate synthase large subunit, whose protein sequence is MSEQMTGAQSLVKSLEAAGAENIFGIPGGAILPAYDPLMDSSIRHILVRHEQGAGHAAQGYASASGKVGVCMATSGPGATNLVTPIADAHMDSVPMVAVTGQVGASAIGTDAFQEADIRGITMPITKHNFLVTDPAEIPRTIAEAFYIASTGRPGPVLVDVAKSALQAMTSYEWPTELHLPGYRPVTRPHAKQIREAARLILESRRPVLYVGGGTIRSGASKELRTLAELTGMPVVTTLMARGAFPDSHPQHLGMPGMHGTVAAVAGLQRSDLIISLGARFDDRVTGNLDSFAPGAKVIHADIDPAEIGKNRHADVPIVGDVREVISDLVLALQTEADAGTTGDYEGWVEFLAGVKRTYPLGYDLPADGGLSPQYVIERLGEIAGEDTIYASGVGQHQMWAAQFVQYEKPRTWINSGGLGTMGFAVPGAMGAKVGCPDQTVWAIDGDGCFQMTNQELATCAINDIPIKVAIINNESLGMVRQWQTLFYNERYSNTDLHSKRIPDFVKLAEAYGCVGLSCDSPGDVDATIRKAMEINDVPVVVDFRVHRDAMVWPMVAAGTSNDDIKYARDLAPQFEEDDL
- the ilvN gene encoding acetolactate synthase small subunit — its product is MSATHTLSVLVENKPGVLARIAGLFSRRGFNIDSLAVGPTEHAEISRMTIVVNVEDSPLEQVTKQLNKLVEVIKIVELDPQASVNRELILVKVAATAETRGQVLDTVQLFRAKVIDVASDAVTIQLVGNAAKIGDFLRVLEPFGVRELVQSGQVAIGRGSRSISERSLRPVVVPAPPAAG